The genomic DNA TAATACTATACCAATAATAGCAAAGATTGAAACTGCCCAAGCATTGAAAAATTTAGAAGAGATTGTAAAGGAAGCCGATGGAATCATGGTGGCTCGTGGAGATCTTGGGGTTGAAATTCCTCTTTCTCAAGTTCCTATTGTTCAAAAAGAAATAATTGAAACAGCCAATAAATATGCAAAACCTGTAATAACTGCAACACAAATGTTAGAATCAATGATAAATAATGAAACCCCAACTAGAGCTGAAGTTTCAGACATTGCCAACGCTATTTTTGATGGGACTGACGCAATTATGCTTTCTGCTGAAACTTCCATTGGAAACTATCCAATTGATGCTGTAGTTGTAATGAATGAAGTTGCAACAAACACTGAAAAATACTTGCAAAAAGAATCAAATGGAATTCCATGGACACAAAAACCCTATATTATCAAGAACATTGAAGATGCAATTTCTAAAGCAGCATTTGATTTAGCTATAAGTGTGAATGCTAAATTGATCATTACACCAACAAGTACAGGAAAAACTGCCATAAATGTTGCAAGATTTCGCCCAAAAGTTCCAATACTGGCTCCCACACCAAATGAAAGTACTTATTACAGATTATCATTAGTTTGGGGAATTATCCCTGTGAAAATTAATCAAACTTTATCAACTGATGAAATGATTTCTGAAGTAATGAAAAAATCAAGAGAACTTGGTCTAACACGTCCTGGAGATAAGGTTATAATCACTGCAGGAATACCTTGGGGAAGGCCAGGGACAACAAATACTGTTCAAGTTCACGAAATTTTATGAACAAAAGTTAAACTAAAAATAATAAAAATTTTATATTCCTAAAATGTCATTAGTGTTGACAACAATACTTTTTATGTTATTATTTAATATGGTATTATGGCCCCATAGGATAACGGCTAGTCCATCGGATTCTCAGTCCGAAGGTCGGGGTTCGATTCCCCGTGGGGCTGCCAAAAAGCCCCAGTAGTTCAACGGATAGAACGGCGGATTCCTAATCCGCAAATGGAGGTTCGACTCCTCCCTGGGGCACCATGATCGGGCCGTTAGCTCAACAGGTAGAGCACCTGACTCTTAATCAGGGGGCTGTGGGTTCGAGTCCCACACGGCCCACCAAAAGAAAGAAAGTGGAAGCGCCCGCTTCCCACCCTGAGCCTCTTAGGCGAAAGGGTTAATAGAGAGTATTTAGCTATAATATTGGCGGGCGCTTGCTCGCCAAATTTTTATTTTGGGAGGGGAGAATTATCGATAAAATAATTAAAAATGAAGAAATAAGAGCCCCGGAGGTTCGGGTAGTTGATCAAAATGGGAAACAATTAGGAATAATGCCTACCGATGAGGCATTAGAATTAGCATATTCAAAAAAACTTGACCTGATATTAGTAGCTCCAAATGCAAATCCTCCGGTTGCAAAAATGATGGATTA from Thermosipho atlanticus DSM 15807 includes the following:
- the pyk gene encoding pyruvate kinase — its product is MRKTRIVATIGPATESEEMLLKLVNKGVNVFRLNSSHDDLETHRNRIRRLKKIRSETKIPFSILIDLSGPKVRTGKLKEEKIYLKEGKTLILTTKDILGTEEIIHVNYPRFPLEVKTHDKILINDGAIELEVLKTTDKDVITKIIRGGIITHHRGVNLPGIDLSISPITEKDKKFIQLAIEENIDYIALSFVRKASDVRLAKSLSNTIPIIAKIETAQALKNLEEIVKEADGIMVARGDLGVEIPLSQVPIVQKEIIETANKYAKPVITATQMLESMINNETPTRAEVSDIANAIFDGTDAIMLSAETSIGNYPIDAVVVMNEVATNTEKYLQKESNGIPWTQKPYIIKNIEDAISKAAFDLAISVNAKLIITPTSTGKTAINVARFRPKVPILAPTPNESTYYRLSLVWGIIPVKINQTLSTDEMISEVMKKSRELGLTRPGDKVIITAGIPWGRPGTTNTVQVHEIL